Below is a window of Rhipicephalus sanguineus isolate Rsan-2018 chromosome 9, BIME_Rsan_1.4, whole genome shotgun sequence DNA.
CATTTTTCACCACGTGCGTTTGGTTAAGGCTCATGCTTATGTCACGGGTCGCGAACCTCAACCAATAACATGCGGCAATAATGTTTATTGTTATAATGGGCACGAGATTCTGGCCCAGGTCATGAACGGCATGCGCGCTAACATTCCTAGGGATTACACTTACAGAAATGCCCAGTGAAGTGGACGGGGAAGTGCCTTCAGTTGTAGCTCTATTAGTAAGGCATTGtaagcgtaattcgaaggttgtgggttcgaatcccaccgaaggGAAGGGTGATTTTGCATCCACTttgattcatttcaatttacgtctaAATTACTACACAAGaattaaagacaacaattaatgtcccctatgctctCCCCGCCCaaactgtctgttggattcattcagttgtgtctaacaaaaaaaaacgagcccctcgaaaaaattccccgtCTTTCGTTCATGCGCGCTCTCAATGACATATATTTTTGACGGGAAATAGGCAAGTATATGTAATCCTAAGTTTATAACTGCTAAGGTGAAGTGGCCTCAAGCACGGCTGAGCAGCTGTTCCTGTCGTGGGCTCTGCCTGTCAACTGTGACAATTAAGACGTTTGATGCCGTCTGTCAGAGTACCTTTACAGCTACCATGTCCTGCTGCCGATCATTTCTGGGGCATTTCATTAATGGTTGTGGTGGTTGCACTTTGACTGAGGCAGAATACAAAAGTATTTGTTTACAGGAGGAAAGTGAGGAACCCCAGTTGGTCAATGTCATTCCTGACTCCTCCACAAGGGCGCAACCTCATAGccttgtacagtcgcgctcaatatgacatGGAACACGGAAGCGCGTGGCCTCACAAGTTCAAGGACTGCACATGGCTTCCACatgcccttatttccataactaaatgctgttctcTCACTTGGGGATGAACCCAAATAAGAAAATCTCATTTAGTTGTTGAAATGAATACAAGTTGACGCCacgcgcaatctttgaactcacaaggccacgcactcccgtgttccAAGTCATATTGAGTGTGACTGTACATGCGAGAGCCCAATGTACAGGCTGCACGCACTTGCGCGTCAGGGGACCCTGGTATCCGACGTGTAGTGGGCACTGCCAGACGCGCCCCTGTGCCATGTCCACCACTGTGGACGGGTGCGGAGACCAGATGAGCTCGCGGGCCGAGAGGGGACTGCCTGTTGAACCCCGGACCAGGCCCTGCAGGGGGAGGCCATGACATTGAGCCACGAGAAAAAGTGACACGGACACACTCTGTTTTCAGGATGGCAAGCCACCAATACAGGTGCTCTCAAGTCGAGCTGAATCGATGGGTAATTCGATAACTTTATCGGATATCTTATCTTTATTTGAAATACCTTACAGGCTCACCACCAttgtagctcaactggtagagcatcgggcgcattatccgaaggttgcaggttcaatcCCTGCCAGCGGAAAGTTGTCTTTCCATTCAgtttcttcacatctatgtcaCAATTACCACAGAACACTTAAAACAgcgcaattaacgtcccctatacctccTTGGTTTTATTATCTGTCGGTTCTCATTACAGGCCCATCAGGCATTGTGTGAGGGGGGCACTAAAATCGCAACGTTGCATATAAATAAAAGTaatcaaaaacaagaaaacaaacgaCTATGCATAGTGCATAAAATTTGAACACATATTGAATAACGTAATGCGTAAtgcatacataatacatacataacGCATAATATATACAAATCTAGATTCGTTAACAACTTCAGTGAAAACGCGCAATTAGTTGGTGATGGAATGTATCATAATTGGACAATGAAGCAATGTTTTTGGTAGGTTATTTCATAATCTTATGGCGCATGGAATTGCTGATGAATTTAATGTTAAAGCGTAATGTTTTAAGTAGCATTCATCATTTGTGTAATACTAACAGCAAGCAGAATTTCAAAGGGGCCTAGTTGGTGCGGCTTAAGCATTTTCCGGCACTTTGACACACACAGTGACCTGCTAAGTGGGGAAAGCAGAGGAATGCACGACGAGCGAAgcacgaaataaatacatgcaTTGGTTGCACCCAGTTTGTGTGGATGTTCTTCAGCTTTCAACTTCAACTTTATTATTCTTCTATTATACAACAAAAACATCCTCCAGAGATAAAAGCTGCAGGCTGCAGCTTGACTGGACCCAGGAGGCATTCTACAGTTGCGTTCAAtacgacttgcaacacgggaacgCGTGGCCTAACAAGCTTTAAGATGGCTTCCACTATTCCTCATTTCCACAACTAAATGCTGTTCATCTAACTTGGGGATGATCCCAAATAAGGAAACATAATTTAGTTGTGGAAATTAAGGCACGTTGTAGCCATGCGTCATCTGTGAACTCGTGAGTCTATGTGCTCCCGTGTTGAAAAATCGTGTTGAAAGTCATATTGAGTGTGACTGTACACAACAGTGCAACAAAAGTAAGTATTTTAGTGTAATTAACAAAGACAAATCCACACTTTCATAAAGATTGATCCTGACAGTATACCTAACATAAAGCAAAGAGACGACAATGAAGCATGTTTGCCACTAATTACGAAGCAATGAGACGTGAAATGTGGTCACATAAAATGCATCATTACACATGAATATATATGCTTATAAGCGAGCGAAACAAATTGTAGGCATCTGTACCTGTTACTGCACACAGAGCTTGAGAGAAAGGGGCTAGAATTTATCGAGTGATTCTTGCGATAGCGTGAAACAGCCTTGGTCAAAGAAAGCCCACTGTCAAATGCAGGCACGCCTGATGTCGAATGCATGCATTCTACATAAGATGTCGAGTGCGTGCATGGCTGAGGAGTGCACCTGTAGTTGAAGACCCGGCAGGTAGCAGGGCTCAAGGGTATCGCCCCACAGGGAACAGAACAGTTCCTCGTGGTCAAGAAGACCTCGCAGGGCATTCAGCGCCGGCTCCACCTGCATCAACAAAGAACTTGCACTTATTGCCACTTTATTTGAAATTATTTCGGCTTCAATATCACGAGATTATGTATGTTTCCCGGTCCTAATCAtacgatagaaagaaaaaaaactacggATCAGTGTACACTCGAACACCGATATGATGCCAACGGTGATGACATCAAACTAGGTGTTTGCCACAGAAGTGATATTCTCATGCCACCAATGTAGGAGGCACAATCATCATCGCAGGATTTCACATGACCCAACACTAAACCTTGTGTGGCTAACACGTCTGGTGCAAGGGATGCAAAATGGTGCGAAAGTGATGCCTTCAAAGACCGCTCCAGCTAGCATCTTCATGACAATATGCGCATGCAATGgtggctttttcttttctcttttttatttttctagaGAAATTGGATAAGTGCACGCGCTTGATGTTCGATTAAAATgctacagacaaaaaaaaaaaaagaaatggagttGCATTGCTGCGAaacctgaacaaaaaaaaaaagaatccatgGCAATAGTACGCAGGAAATACATTTTTAAAACTCGTTAGATTAGAATTAGATTAGAAATCCTACGAGTTCACATTCAGTCCCCTGACAGACAAACACAGGGCAATACGGTGTTACACAAAAAAATTCTTTCCTGTTTGATAAGTGTTCATCAAACGTAAGACATAGTTATTGTGATCAGAAGATGGTAGGCAGCAAGAGAGAGACGCACCTGAGCGACACTGTCACCGATGACAATTGAGCAGCGGCGCGTCTGTAAGTGGGACTGGAGGGCCCGCCGAATCAGCTCCTCTGGTAGGCGGTCGGCTCGGCTCAGCGCATTCACCGACGCCTGCAGGAtcaccgtgtgtgtgtgtctttttacAGGAAACTGCAGTGTGCCTAGCTGATGTAGGTGGTTTGCTCTTTGCGttcttgattattttttaaagtgCACCTGTGTGTGGCTAGGAGGTGGAAAAATTAGGGGACCCTTAAgcatcgcctttaagagttgaacgtgatagcgatatTCGCGtcatggtgtaagatatatactctttaggtggggacacttctcGACTCACTTGCAAGGCGCGtttgaccagataaagtaacaacggcgcgcatTTGTTGGTCCGGTGACGGCAGCAGATATCTATCAGCAGGACGACGCAACTTCACAAAAGAAACTGTTTTAtgtaccgttgctatagcaaccaacgtgTGCGGCAGCAACGCCAGCGTTTGCCACATGTCGTGTTTTTCGCCCGCCGAAAACGCGGCATGGGTCTCCAGCTTGATATCCTAGCATGCCATAGCCACGTTTGACGACTAGGAAGCTCATATTTCCCGCAAAGCCGTGGTTGCTACGGCAACACTTTCGTGTCTTGAAGTTGCGTTGTCCCTCCGATAGGTATCTGCTGCTGTCAGCGGACCAATGGGCGCGCGGcattgttactttatctggtcgatcgcgtctcgcgagtgtcctcacctaaggAGTAATATCTTACACCGTCatccgcgcgcgcacgcacacacacacacacactattgcCTTCCCAATTGcaagcctgccttcgcttctcggtggagaccttaattgtgccacaaggaaagccaaagtgcaaatgCCCTCTGGCtcttatctttatttgcatctagtgcctcgaattttcgctcgtgGCCAACACTGCTTTCTCAGTCACAACCAAAGACGTCACCGCCGTCGCcaaaatttctgtgaaacgagctctttaacgctgttgcaTTAAAAATGTGCCAATCCGTGAGTCCGTGAGTGCTCAGAaactataatgaagaagcaatgccATCACATGCTACCTCAAAGGGTCTCTGCGCCTGTgctagtttctcttcaggttttgtcagcgTATATAGTCAGGGACGACACTCGCCGCAGCATTAATCGTTGGCCACAAAATCCTTTAGGTGTTCTAAATATTctttaagctaacgtcaccaaagTTTGAAGCACGCACCTCTTAAGTGTGATGAcagagaaatcaaaagctacaacagaagGCACTTCGATAGATCCCTGCTTGTGAAAAACACCAAGGGTGCATGTTTTGGCTTCGCCGGTTAACCATCTTTACAGAGTAATATTTTTTTACATTGTCAGTGTTGCCGAGTTCCCACCCATGTGAGATGTGCTTGGAGCGTCTGATCACTGTTGCATTGAGAATGATGTGGCTACTTCTCAAAATACAATATGACAAACAAAGCAATAGAAAGCATAGGGGAATTTAATTGCTATGTTTGGTTCAAGTGTAACGAGATAAAAGAAAATGAACGTCCAGAAAAAAGATAACTCGCTTAATTACGGGTGAAGACCAAACCTGCATTCCAGCATTATGCGTCCgacagggaaaaaaaaggagagagagagagagagaaagaagaagaaagagaaaggcgggGGGGGCTTTACTTTTCTTTTGCAACATGTCACTTTCCATTTTAAAAAACAACCAACACATCTCCAAGGTGTCCCAACTTTCCGACTCTCTGAGAAAGATCCAGATCGCAAACCACCACCACCCTGCATTCCTGCACAGGTGCAGTGAAAGGAACGTAGCGAAACAGTGTAAAAGTCAGAGGCGGACAATGCAAGTAGCAATGTCACGACACACGGCATCTTGCTCCCGTGCATGCCCATAACAAATTGTACATGTTTTCCTTGTTTTAAAGCAGGGGTGGCTGGCAGAGAGTATCCCGTCCTAAAGCTAGCATTTCGAATGCTAGTTGTATCGTATGCTGCTTAGGTCATTAGTcgctagtaggggtgtgcgaatattcgaaatttcgaatatttttcgaatagtgtttgctattcgattcgcactggaattttactattcgaactattcgaacttcccaaaaacaaatacagtcaacgtccgattaaaagtgaccccttcagattttcaatatgcttcacgtcATCACACCCccctattgcggcaaagctgcctctcaagctccgttacggtcgaactttgccaagacacagtcaaatccgattggaagtggtccctaaattttcaatatgcttcacctcatcacaaccccgtattgcggcaaagctgcttttcatgctccgctacggtcacaaatgtattaactcaagaaaacgctggttccaacatggagatgaaagatgtggcagaggtgggggctcaattaatgctgttttggacctgaaatttgggcaggaagtccgaaaaatcgaaagcCGAAGCTTtatagcatccaaaatttcagatgttcctatatatcgacgtctacgaggcagatttggagctcgggacttgaagggagcacacccttgtccgccacatcagttgggcttccacagaagttgaaagagaaggagaggctgaggaaatggcatctctgcctgtCACGTgtgtgttgtcggcaacactttggttgcaccaaatcatgtacacaaatacaattcggcctctacattgcctcactcttgataagacaactatgaaacaccaccccgccagtgcttcatcaacctagcgaaaagaaacactttcatgttgctatctcataagaatacgcttaggaatcctctctaacctttttttctgcaatttcacttcgaagtattcgaaaaatattctagaaatattcgagaagtattcgaaaaatattcgattcgattcgcactcacacttcaatattcgaattcgcttcgcacccaaaattttgctattcgcacagctctagtcacTAGTGCTAATTTTTTTCCACTGTAGCGCTACAGTACTCACATACTGAAACGCAacagtgtatttttttttaacataaggAATGTTATGAGCAATAGCTCTTTCTTTTTAATTCAAAAGACTGCTCTTATGCACAACATATTTGCATGATTATCACAAGAGGTGTGTCACATGCAAACAAAAAAGATCTGAGATGGCAAAGGCGTACTTGCTCTAGGCCCGGGCATGACCACAGCAAGTGTGTCACGTCCATTTCAGTTATAGAAGTGCCGCAAAAGGGGCATGTGGTTCTGTACGCTGCATGGTAGTGTTGCGTACGAAACCACATGTGCCTTTGCTCATGACAACCGCATCATGTCGCTCCGAATCTGGCCACCAagggtaatgttggctctgacgtaAGTGCTCAAGTCAAAATAACGCTGATATGACATGAACTGTTGATGTAGGAAACGAGCGTATGTgctttacttagccctaaattttcgcgttttaatCCGTGAGTACGGtacatacaacagtgcctcaaccAAAGCGTTGCCTTGCACAGAGATATTAACTGTAGGGCACTCTAGTGGTGCGACACATTGACATCTCGTGAGAGAAGGTGCGCCTCACCCTTCGGTCGAGCGTCCTGGTGCTGAGCAGGGACGAGGCCAGCTGGAAGTAACGGTGCAACAAGGAGGTCGCACTGCTCAGGCTTTTCATCAGCTCCCGCTGAAAGGAAAACCAGCCGGTTTTTCAACAACGGCAAACTCTGAATGCAACCGTAGCAGGCCTGCAGCACAAGAGTGGATGTGCAAGCAACTGTAAGCCCTACCACAATGAGCTTTGAAACGTTCCATCTTGAACTAACACAGCAGAGGGGGGGAAAGAAGAGCTTGGCGTCAACTGCCTGCTggtgtcacgtgctacgtgatgccagcaggcagaagaagagtgttccacactcgccgccatggctacgagcagcgctggttaacactcccaggtttaaatgcgcaGATATACCtggtaaagtggacgggaggatgaccgccatcgtagctcaattggtgcagcatcagacgcgtaattcgaaggttgaaggttcgttccctgccggcggcaagttatcttttcgtccactttactttcttcacatctatatcataatcactacaaataacatcccctatactttccctggcattattgtctgttagttgtcattaattctgtgtctaacaaagaaaaacgagcccttaaaattcagcTTCTTCCCTTCAAGCGAAGAAAGAGTGACACACGCAACAGGTGCTGTTCTGTTTGTCGCTTTTTCTTCagtcgtagctttttttttttgtctgtgctgtgtgtgttcacAATAGAAGTTTCACCAGCTCGCCTAAGTCACAGTTTCATTGAAATCCTATCCTGAATGCACGAAGCACGAGTTTTTCAATGGCACGAAAAGGGAAGGCCACGAAGGTTATATGTAGGGGATGCATAAacattcgaagtttcgaataacgGTCGGAAACATTTGTCTCAGGTTGAAGAAACAGATCACTGGCATCTTTCTGCAATAAGATAAGATATAAGCATACTGTGGTTCACTGGCCACCTTCAACATGCAATCACTTTGACCTCACGATGTTACACTACTGGTTATCTAGGATGGTAATATGACTGCCCTCAAAACACAGCAGGCTCAGCTGTAATCCTCAAACCAACGCGACTTTTCTTCAAACGCAAAAGTCTGCTTCATAAAACTTTTTCTGGCACTCTTCTACAGATGGGTGCATGGAAATTATTTCGTTTGAGTTCATACCTACCATTTTGCTTCATCTCATACTGGACAGGCAGCTAGCCAGTCTCGCATCTCGCAATGCAGGTTTTTTGATCTTATAACGTTTTATACACAATAACTACTACACTTCATCATATGCAACAGTCACTTGCTGACGTGATGTAGTTTCAGAATATGTATTATATGTACACCCTTTCGCTTCCTGCACGTGACGTACTAGGTTTCAGTCACAAAGTGTTAGTAGTGTGCTGCAGGCACTGGTCGTAGAAATTTCGTCTTTTGAGAAATAAGAATGCAATACCGACTGTTAAGTTGAATTGAACTTTAAATATGCTTTACTGAGGCATGTTTACATCTAAAAGATGAAAGATGAATCATTCCAACAGAaatgaggcaaaaggaaacaggTGAGGTGTGCTTCGTGACGAGGTCCACATTCCGGGTCATTACATGACCAATACCTATATCTTTTAAATGAAAGCAGTGAGAGATGTTTGTCGTGCCTTTCTATGAAGAAGTCTTTATGTGAAAGCCTTTATGTCTAGTCTTTATGTGAAAGCCTTGAAAGCTTTCCATGTGTGAAACAAGAGCACGCCTTCCAAATATACGGAGTACCAAACCAACCAGTGGTCAAATACCCGCTTTGTCCAGTCATCTGGATGTCACATACCCCGGGCGTCTGGCAGACTAGCGCAACTCGCGCCAGGGTCAAGTCAGTGAGGGGCAGCAAGAGCCAGAGGTCGGCCAGTGCCTTCATTGGGAACAGTGCGGCCAGGCACACGGGTGCCCCGGCCGAAAGGTCAAAGGTGACCGCGTGCAGCGCGGCACGCTTGTCCGGAAGCAGCAGCAGGCACGACCGCGTACCCCGTCGTTCCAGGCCTCCGTGCAACAGTTGCAGTACGCTGGCCGCGTGTACGTCGTACTCCTCTTCACGCCGTGATGCCTGTACACAGAGGCACCACGGTCAATTACAGGGGCGGGGGCGACGAGTCCAAGGGTGGTAATTACAGGCTGCATTTTGTTCTTTACTGCTGAAACAAACCTAGCATTAACAAACTACCACATTCTAATCCCCAAATCGATAGAGTTATTTAGTGTGGCTCCCTCAATCTACAGTTACCTTTAGGTTGGCTTCTAACCCTCTTCCCCCCGTCTCCCCACAACCAGAGGACAACAA
It encodes the following:
- the LOC119405949 gene encoding uncharacterized protein LOC119405949, coding for MSRADVKDGTSAASGASATSGVCGRMTSECGVLGVYLSSWDHVMGPQLVFRWRMQCPGAVAGVGIPEPAECGPHFLKCHQFLENPEGFLARGEAPQQASRREEEYDVHAASVLQLLHGGLERRGTRSCLLLLPDKRAALHAVTFDLSAGAPVCLAALFPMKALADLWLLLPLTDLTLARVALVCQTPGRELMKSLSSATSLLHRYFQLASSLLSTRTLDRRASVNALSRADRLPEELIRRALQSHLQTRRCSIVIGDSVAQVEPALNALRGLLDHEELFCSLWGDTLEPCYLPGLQLQGLVRGSTGSPLSARELIWSPHPSTVVDMAQGRVWQCPLHVGYQGPLTRKLKAARTPSAESHVSQFVQQLGRAPTTAAAEQLLQAFQRHLRVKAAALIQCASRSRRALSAKYLQSVLAVPYLSDFLVILAEAEKLRPGLSRYVLPPT